Proteins found in one Apostichopus japonicus isolate 1M-3 chromosome 16, ASM3797524v1, whole genome shotgun sequence genomic segment:
- the LOC139982938 gene encoding uncharacterized protein isoform X1, whose protein sequence is METATIYVTFQLVLIFYMTYTAIPASVYTYQTVVNGSLVLNGCQTDKDDTINWKFQGRLFFFAGNLLQTNLTNSLHMLTNNSVYIKPISLLNIGKYECIKNQKTLSTYFVDIEVPPTLSMIVDGHSYHDNGDTIYIPYNKTIPVSCYAIGSRPSVNLFITVDNEEISRTDINTSTNTFLDGTTFDTTIQFALRTAEETGTLSCHSSGLSYYPGQRLDVSYSIYVFLESVDLALLCDKAYMPL, encoded by the exons ATGGAAACAGCTACAATCTACGTCACTTTTCAACTTGTTCTTATCTTTTACATGACCTATACTGCAATACCTGCTAGTGTTTATACATACCAAACAGTGGTGAATGGATCTCTTGTTCTAAATGGTTGCCAAACCGATAAAGATGACACAATTAATTGGAAATTTCAAGGACGACTTTTCTTTTTTGCAGGTAATTTATTGCAGACGAACTTGACGAACAGTTTGCACATGCTGACAAATAATTCAGTGTACATCAAGCCAATCTCTTTGCTGAATATTGGAAAGTACGAATGCATCAAGAACCAAAAGACTTTGTCAACGTATTTCGTAGACATTGAAG TTCCACCGACTTTATCTATGATTGTAGACGGGCATTCATACCATGATAATGGAGATACGATTTACATACCTTACAATAAAACCATACCTGTGTCATGTTACGCTATTGGTAGCAGACCTTCAGTTAATCTATTTATTACGGTGGACAATGAAGAAATATCACGAACAGATATCAACACTTCAACCAATACATTTTTGGACGGCACCACTTTTGACACAACGATACAGTTTGCACTACGAACAGCCGAAGAAACAGGAACTCTTTCGTGTCATAGTAGCGGTTTAAGCTACTACCCAGGACAACGGTTGGATGTGAGCTACTCAATTTATG TATTCCTGGAATCAGTGGACCTAGCCCTGCTTTGTGACAAGGCCTATATGCCGTTATGA